One stretch of Corynebacterium callunae DSM 20147 DNA includes these proteins:
- a CDS encoding amidohydrolase: MGHPQLEAVLAELDNNRDYREALYKHFHQHPELSLQEFETADRIEQELKSYGVSTIYRLGDTGVVALIENGEGPVVAARGDIDALPVAERSDKEYAATGATQIDKTTGKETPVAHSCGHDFHITALLGATQALMQQRAAWSGTFMAVFQPAEEIAAGAQLLVEQGIVDKLPKPDVYLGQHVLASLPGGAVGTRVGAVMSEASSIEVTLFGKGSHGSMPHLSVDPIVLGASIISRLQTVVSREVPPFETAVISVGSFHAGTKSNIIPETAVLQLNTRAFTKEVAAQLHEAIERIVIKECEAARCPQPPEFRYYDQFPLTDNNENATLRVRAAFDEFFGADSVELAPVPASEDFSIIPDAFGTPYTFWGLGGFADQANAPGNHSPEFVPDLQPTLDRGTAALIVAAAEWLF; the protein is encoded by the coding sequence ATGGGCCACCCCCAGCTTGAAGCTGTTTTAGCCGAACTTGATAACAATCGGGACTACCGCGAAGCGCTTTATAAGCACTTCCACCAGCATCCGGAATTGTCTTTGCAGGAATTTGAAACAGCAGATCGCATTGAGCAAGAGCTGAAATCCTATGGGGTGAGCACCATCTATCGCCTGGGTGACACTGGCGTGGTGGCGTTGATTGAAAATGGCGAAGGTCCAGTGGTGGCTGCGCGCGGTGATATTGATGCGCTACCGGTGGCGGAGCGTTCTGATAAGGAATATGCAGCTACCGGGGCAACCCAGATTGATAAAACCACAGGTAAAGAGACTCCAGTGGCGCACTCCTGTGGCCATGATTTTCATATCACGGCACTGTTGGGTGCCACCCAGGCCCTCATGCAGCAGCGCGCAGCGTGGTCGGGCACCTTTATGGCGGTTTTTCAACCGGCTGAGGAAATTGCCGCTGGCGCCCAATTGCTGGTCGAGCAGGGAATCGTCGACAAGCTCCCTAAGCCTGATGTCTACCTAGGTCAGCATGTGCTGGCCAGCTTGCCCGGTGGGGCGGTGGGCACGCGCGTTGGCGCGGTGATGTCTGAGGCGTCCTCGATTGAGGTCACGCTTTTTGGTAAAGGCAGCCACGGGTCCATGCCACATTTGAGTGTGGATCCGATTGTGCTTGGTGCCTCTATTATTTCGCGTTTGCAAACGGTGGTGTCCCGCGAGGTGCCGCCTTTTGAGACCGCGGTGATTTCGGTGGGTAGTTTCCACGCTGGCACCAAGTCCAATATCATTCCCGAAACTGCTGTGCTGCAGCTTAATACCCGCGCGTTTACCAAAGAAGTTGCAGCTCAGCTGCATGAAGCGATTGAGCGCATTGTTATTAAGGAATGTGAGGCTGCACGTTGCCCGCAACCGCCGGAGTTCCGTTATTATGACCAATTTCCGCTGACCGACAACAATGAAAATGCCACCCTGCGGGTGCGGGCGGCATTTGATGAGTTTTTTGGGGCGGATTCGGTGGAGTTGGCGCCGGTGCCGGCCTCGGAGGATTTTTCTATTATCCCCGACGCTTTTGGCACGCCCTATACTTTCTGGGGCTTGGGCGGTTTTGCAGATCAGGCTAACGCGCCGGGCAATCATAGCCCGGAATTTGTGCCTGACCTGCAGCCCACCTTGGATCGCGGCACCGCAGCACTCATTGTGGCAGCCGCGGAGTGGCTGTTTTAA
- a CDS encoding MFS transporter: MTTTTPTGALGSTDTPKLNKRVLLGSLSGSVIEWFDFLVYGTVAALVFNKMYFPNDNEFVSTILAYASFSLTFFFRPLGGVIFAHIGDRIGRKKTLFITLMLMGGGTVAIGLLPDYNAIGIWAPILLMFLRILQGIGIGGEWGGALLLAYEYAPKKQRGLYGAVPQMGISLGMLLAAGAISALTLMPEEDFLTWGWRIPFIGSIVLVFIGLAIRNGLDETPEFKRIRESGNQVKLPIKEVVTKYWPAVLVSIGAKAAETGPFYIFGTYVVAYATNFLGIRSNLVLLAVACAALVATIWMPLFGAFSDRVNRAALYRASAIATIICIVPYYLILNTGHVWALFLTTVVGFGILWGSVNAILGTVIAENFAPEVRYTGASLGYQLGAAIFGGTAPIIAAWMFEASGGQWWPIALYVTGCCLISVIASFFIKRVAHQEN; the protein is encoded by the coding sequence TTGACAACCACAACCCCCACCGGGGCCCTTGGGTCTACGGACACTCCCAAGCTCAACAAGCGTGTCTTGCTGGGCAGCTTGAGCGGTAGCGTTATCGAATGGTTCGACTTTTTGGTGTACGGAACCGTCGCCGCCTTGGTGTTCAACAAGATGTATTTCCCCAATGACAATGAATTTGTCTCCACCATCTTGGCCTATGCCTCATTTTCCTTAACTTTCTTCTTCCGCCCACTCGGTGGTGTTATCTTCGCTCACATCGGCGACCGCATCGGACGTAAGAAGACACTATTTATCACCCTCATGCTCATGGGCGGTGGCACCGTAGCAATCGGCCTATTGCCGGACTACAACGCCATCGGAATCTGGGCCCCAATCTTGCTGATGTTCCTGCGCATTTTGCAGGGAATCGGTATCGGCGGCGAATGGGGCGGCGCCCTACTTCTGGCCTATGAATACGCACCAAAGAAGCAGCGCGGACTCTACGGCGCTGTTCCACAAATGGGTATTTCACTCGGCATGCTGCTGGCAGCCGGCGCAATTTCGGCACTGACTCTCATGCCAGAAGAGGACTTCCTCACCTGGGGTTGGCGCATTCCATTCATCGGTTCCATTGTCTTGGTCTTTATTGGCCTAGCCATTCGAAATGGACTCGATGAAACCCCAGAGTTCAAGCGCATTCGTGAATCCGGCAACCAGGTAAAGCTGCCCATCAAGGAAGTTGTCACCAAGTACTGGCCAGCAGTGTTGGTTTCCATTGGTGCAAAGGCAGCAGAGACCGGACCGTTTTATATCTTCGGAACCTATGTTGTTGCTTATGCCACCAACTTCCTGGGTATCCGCTCAAACTTGGTACTCCTGGCAGTTGCTTGCGCAGCATTGGTCGCAACCATTTGGATGCCACTGTTTGGCGCTTTCTCTGACCGTGTTAATCGCGCAGCGCTTTACCGCGCTTCCGCAATTGCCACCATCATTTGCATCGTTCCTTATTACCTGATCCTCAACACTGGTCACGTGTGGGCCTTGTTCCTCACCACCGTCGTGGGATTCGGCATTCTCTGGGGCAGTGTGAACGCCATCTTGGGAACTGTGATCGCAGAAAACTTCGCTCCTGAGGTGCGCTATACCGGTGCATCCCTGGGTTATCAGCTGGGCGCTGCTATTTTCGGCGGCACCGCACCCATCATCGCAGCGTGGATGTTTGAAGCTTCCGGTGGTCAGTGGTGGCCAATCGCGCTGTATGTCACTGGTTGCTGCTTGATTTCTGTCATTGCTTCATTTTTCATCAAGCGCGTAGCTCATCAAGAGAACTAG
- a CDS encoding HAD family hydrolase → MTHAIIFDLDGTLVDHQSAAQAALEVWSPTLGIEPDFPLWVELDKWGFGRFERGETTQMGQRRDRIKAYTKRELSDDECDEIYAGYLRAYEQNWTAYPDAEAALSKAIATGSPVGILTNGAQAMQQDKLDRTGLARPELVMLAASTLDSAKPRPEMYSRALEYLNATSATIIGDDWINDVEKPRELGWTAVYIDRSGTDPRADIQSLDELAF, encoded by the coding sequence ATGACCCACGCGATAATTTTTGACCTCGATGGCACCCTTGTTGATCACCAGTCTGCAGCTCAAGCTGCTTTGGAAGTATGGTCACCTACCTTGGGTATTGAGCCCGATTTTCCGCTGTGGGTGGAACTGGATAAATGGGGTTTTGGCCGTTTTGAAAGAGGCGAAACCACCCAAATGGGACAGCGCCGCGACCGCATCAAGGCTTATACCAAGCGAGAGCTTAGCGACGACGAATGTGATGAAATCTATGCCGGATATTTGCGCGCTTATGAGCAGAATTGGACTGCATATCCCGATGCTGAAGCTGCATTATCAAAGGCTATAGCGACCGGTTCCCCGGTGGGGATTTTGACCAATGGTGCTCAGGCTATGCAACAAGACAAACTTGATCGGACTGGTTTAGCCCGACCAGAGCTCGTTATGTTGGCTGCCAGCACCTTGGATTCCGCAAAGCCCCGGCCCGAAATGTATAGCCGCGCTTTGGAATACCTCAACGCCACCTCGGCCACCATCATTGGCGACGACTGGATCAATGACGTAGAAAAACCGCGCGAGTTGGGCTGGACGGCAGTCTATATTGACCGCAGCGGTACCGATCCACGCGCAGATATTCAGTCTTTGGATGAGCTGGCTTTCTAG
- a CDS encoding alpha/beta-hydrolase family protein: protein MSPSHHKILPANMGAGFLGAEIATWWALSPSLLPRPWWVQASNLAVLQTVGHAAATAIHSLLPHPRRGPLKQLNRGFYTASHILIGTTTAVTIAVGLKRQNTQNQLLGVCKVGLPKTAVAIALGTAGYASALVAGEVLQNATDHTHTLALKFLPPWVRWLSWPLSIAALSAVPILLSNRVFLQRTLNKAARQAEYLNQLIFPGTAQPWEPERSGSPWSYESWSAVGSQGRAVLSGGPRRRDIASTMGLPLTEVHEPIRIFTGQVPGHTRAEQIRLIIAELHRTGALNWYKNNDAPINAARLLIDAVRAELAQLPTGAGAPRLYLVGESLGAYGTAAAYGHVEKLLEVADGFLLSGTPRCSTAIQEFSNKRDAGSSQRMPVFEGGRQIRFVAMPEHLQMAREWEFPRMIIAQHASDPIAWWDLSLFVRRPEWLKHPAHDHVDVFPRLRWLPFVTGWQIALDLASSVAVPGGHGHNYHAEFIDYWAALLGDVEVSAQQRANIINWIRRNSIKR from the coding sequence ATGTCCCCCAGTCATCACAAAATCCTGCCAGCCAATATGGGCGCTGGATTCCTGGGAGCAGAAATAGCAACGTGGTGGGCTCTATCCCCCTCACTTTTGCCCCGGCCGTGGTGGGTGCAGGCCTCCAATTTGGCAGTATTGCAAACAGTTGGCCATGCAGCTGCGACCGCGATTCACTCACTACTCCCCCATCCCCGGCGTGGCCCTTTAAAGCAGTTGAACCGCGGTTTTTACACAGCGTCTCATATCCTCATCGGCACCACCACCGCAGTGACCATCGCTGTCGGCTTAAAGCGTCAAAATACGCAGAACCAATTATTGGGCGTCTGCAAAGTCGGCTTACCCAAAACTGCAGTCGCCATTGCTTTGGGCACTGCTGGTTATGCATCTGCGCTGGTTGCCGGTGAAGTCCTGCAAAACGCCACCGACCACACCCATACGCTGGCTCTCAAATTTTTGCCGCCCTGGGTGCGCTGGTTGAGCTGGCCCCTGTCCATTGCAGCCCTTAGCGCGGTGCCAATATTGCTCAGTAATCGCGTCTTCCTTCAAAGAACTCTCAACAAAGCTGCGCGCCAAGCCGAATACCTCAATCAGCTAATTTTCCCAGGCACCGCGCAACCTTGGGAACCAGAACGCTCGGGCAGCCCCTGGTCCTACGAAAGCTGGAGTGCGGTCGGTTCCCAGGGACGCGCTGTATTATCAGGCGGACCGCGGCGACGCGATATTGCCAGCACCATGGGCTTGCCCCTCACAGAGGTTCATGAACCCATCCGCATTTTCACAGGTCAGGTCCCCGGTCACACGCGCGCAGAACAAATCCGACTCATCATCGCCGAATTACACCGCACCGGTGCCCTGAACTGGTACAAAAACAATGACGCTCCCATTAACGCAGCCCGTTTGCTTATCGACGCCGTCCGCGCCGAGCTGGCACAGCTACCCACCGGGGCGGGCGCGCCCCGGTTGTATCTGGTGGGTGAGTCCCTTGGGGCCTATGGAACTGCGGCGGCATATGGGCACGTCGAAAAGCTTTTGGAGGTGGCTGACGGCTTCCTTTTATCTGGCACCCCGCGGTGTTCGACGGCCATTCAAGAATTTTCAAATAAGCGCGATGCGGGATCCTCGCAGCGTATGCCGGTTTTTGAGGGCGGACGCCAGATTCGATTTGTGGCAATGCCAGAGCATTTGCAAATGGCGCGCGAGTGGGAATTTCCGCGCATGATTATTGCCCAGCATGCCTCCGATCCCATTGCGTGGTGGGATTTATCGCTTTTTGTGAGGCGTCCGGAATGGCTGAAACACCCAGCTCACGACCATGTCGATGTGTTTCCGCGACTGCGCTGGCTGCCTTTTGTGACCGGCTGGCAGATCGCGTTGGATTTAGCCAGCTCGGTAGCGGTTCCCGGTGGTCACGGCCATAATTACCACGCAGAATTTATCGATTATTGGGCAGCGCTATTGGGTGATGTGGAGGTTAGTGCGCAGCAACGCGCCAACATTATAAATTGGATCCGCCGGAACTCGATTAAGCGCTAA
- a CDS encoding PepSY-associated TM helix domain-containing protein has protein sequence MTSSIQDSPAHSAPAPAKQSGLWSATAIVHRLHTIAGIFVAPLLLIAAFSGFLYALSPTLENVVYRDVLTADSGLPAQPLAEQIARAEAVHPDLEFSAVQVSNDPTATTRVLFNDPSLLSSSYRQAVFVDPGSLEVTGELVQYGSSRALPLRAWISEGHRRLWLGEPGRIYSETAASWLGILSLAGAWMWWVQRKKRAGTSQRARTKKLHSTLGMWLLPGFLFLTVTGLTWSMVAGTNLGELRTNLSWVEPKPDVTLSATAHNMESMANMSAHQHHMNSATWTGVDTTQADEVVSAARQAGLTALLDVNAPANANSAWIIKEGRES, from the coding sequence ATGACCAGTTCAATTCAAGATTCCCCGGCACATTCCGCGCCTGCGCCAGCAAAGCAGTCCGGCCTGTGGAGCGCCACCGCTATAGTGCACCGCTTGCACACCATTGCCGGTATTTTTGTGGCACCATTGCTGCTCATCGCAGCTTTTAGTGGTTTCCTCTACGCACTTTCTCCAACGCTGGAAAATGTGGTTTACCGAGATGTTCTCACCGCAGATTCCGGTTTACCAGCACAACCCCTCGCAGAACAAATTGCGCGCGCAGAAGCAGTACATCCAGATTTGGAATTTAGCGCGGTGCAGGTTTCTAATGACCCCACCGCCACTACCCGCGTGTTATTCAACGATCCTTCTTTGCTGAGCTCCAGCTATCGCCAAGCAGTATTTGTTGATCCGGGCTCCCTGGAAGTCACTGGTGAACTGGTGCAGTACGGTTCTTCCCGAGCATTGCCGCTGCGTGCGTGGATCTCTGAAGGCCACCGTCGCTTATGGTTGGGTGAACCAGGCCGGATCTATTCCGAAACTGCAGCATCTTGGCTGGGAATTCTAAGCTTGGCCGGCGCCTGGATGTGGTGGGTGCAAAGGAAAAAGAGGGCGGGAACCTCCCAACGTGCGCGCACCAAGAAGCTGCACTCCACCTTGGGAATGTGGCTGCTTCCTGGCTTTCTATTCCTCACGGTTACCGGACTTACTTGGTCAATGGTTGCCGGAACCAACCTGGGCGAACTGCGCACCAACTTGTCCTGGGTTGAACCAAAACCCGATGTCACACTCAGTGCTACTGCTCACAATATGGAGAGCATGGCCAATATGAGTGCCCACCAGCATCATATGAATAGTGCCACTTGGACTGGCGTTGATACCACCCAGGCCGACGAAGTAGTGTCCGCAGCGCGCCAAGCAGGACTAACTGCCCTGCTCGATGTTAATGCGCCTGCCAATGCCAATAGCGCATGGATAATAAAAGAGGGCCGTGAATCATGA
- a CDS encoding L-lactate dehydrogenase produces MKKTVGNKIVLIGAGDVGVAYAYALINQGTCDHLAIIDIDEKKLEGNVMDLNHGVVWSESRTRVTKGTYADCEDAAMVVICAGAAQRPGETRLQLVDKNVKIMKSIVGEVMAAGFDGIFLVASNPVDILTYAVWKFSGLDWHRVIGSGTVLDSARFRYMLGELYEVAPSSIHSYIIGEHGDTELPVLSSATIAGVSLRKLLEKDPELDGRLEKVFEDTRDAAYHIIDAKGSTSYGIGMGLARITRAVIQNQDVALPVSALLNGEYGEEDIYIGTPAIINRRGIRRVVELEISEHEMERFKHSANTLRAIQEQIFS; encoded by the coding sequence ATGAAAAAGACCGTCGGAAATAAGATCGTTCTCATTGGTGCAGGTGATGTCGGAGTTGCTTATGCTTATGCGCTGATTAACCAAGGAACCTGCGATCACCTAGCCATCATTGACATTGATGAAAAGAAGCTCGAAGGCAATGTCATGGACCTAAACCACGGTGTGGTGTGGTCGGAATCCCGTACTCGCGTAACCAAGGGAACCTACGCAGACTGCGAAGACGCTGCCATGGTGGTTATTTGCGCAGGTGCAGCCCAAAGGCCAGGCGAAACTCGCCTGCAGCTGGTGGATAAAAACGTCAAGATCATGAAGTCTATTGTTGGCGAGGTCATGGCCGCCGGCTTTGATGGAATTTTCCTGGTAGCCAGCAACCCCGTAGACATCCTCACTTATGCAGTATGGAAGTTCTCCGGCTTGGACTGGCACCGCGTAATCGGCTCGGGCACCGTCTTGGACTCCGCACGTTTCCGCTATATGCTGGGCGAGCTTTATGAGGTAGCGCCAAGCTCCATTCACTCCTACATTATTGGCGAGCATGGCGATACCGAACTCCCAGTGCTTTCTTCCGCCACCATCGCCGGTGTTTCCCTGCGCAAGCTTTTGGAAAAGGATCCAGAGCTAGATGGCCGCTTGGAAAAAGTCTTTGAAGATACTCGCGACGCTGCCTATCACATCATCGATGCCAAGGGCTCAACCTCTTATGGCATTGGCATGGGCTTGGCGCGTATCACCCGCGCGGTTATCCAAAACCAAGACGTGGCGCTTCCCGTATCTGCGCTGCTCAATGGCGAATATGGGGAAGAAGACATTTATATTGGTACCCCGGCCATCATTAACCGCCGTGGTATTCGCCGCGTGGTAGAACTGGAAATCAGCGAGCATGAGATGGAGCGCTTCAAGCACTCCGCTAATACTTTGCGTGCTATTCAGGAACAGATTTTCAGCTAA
- a CDS encoding alpha-hydroxy acid oxidase produces MVQRQLPHPIELLELMKFKKPELNGKKRRLSSALTIYDLRKIAKRRTPAAAFDYTDGAAEGEISIKRAREAFENIEFHPDILKPATNVDTSTQILGGPSALPFAIAPTGFTRLMQTEGEIAGAGAAGAAGIPFTLSTLGTTSIEDVKATNPNGRNWFQLYVMREREISYGLVERAAAAGFDTLMFTVDTPVAGYRIRDSRNGFSIPPQLTPGTVLNAIPRPWWWIDFLTTPTLEFASLSTTGGTVGELLNNAMDPTISFEDLKIIREMWPGKLVVKGVQNVPDAVKLIDEGVDGLILSNHGGRQLDRAPVPFQLLPQIRREVGADPTIMIDTGIMNGADIVASIAMGADFTLIGRAYLYGLMAGGRAGVDRTIEILRSEITRTMALLGVSSIEELEPRHVTQLTKLVPVSQNVKNLSDLV; encoded by the coding sequence ATGGTTCAGCGTCAGCTCCCTCACCCCATTGAGCTTTTAGAATTGATGAAGTTCAAAAAGCCAGAACTTAATGGCAAAAAGCGTCGCCTTAGCTCTGCACTCACCATTTATGATTTGCGCAAGATTGCTAAAAGGCGCACCCCAGCAGCTGCTTTTGATTACACCGATGGTGCAGCTGAAGGTGAAATTTCCATCAAGCGAGCTCGCGAAGCTTTTGAAAATATTGAATTCCACCCAGATATTTTGAAGCCCGCCACCAACGTCGATACCTCCACCCAAATCCTGGGCGGACCATCGGCACTGCCTTTTGCTATCGCACCAACTGGCTTTACTCGCCTCATGCAAACCGAGGGTGAAATCGCAGGTGCGGGTGCTGCAGGTGCAGCCGGTATTCCTTTCACCTTATCCACCTTGGGCACCACCTCTATTGAGGATGTTAAAGCCACCAATCCTAATGGTCGCAACTGGTTCCAGCTCTACGTTATGCGTGAGCGTGAAATCTCCTATGGCCTTGTAGAACGTGCTGCCGCTGCAGGTTTTGATACCTTGATGTTCACCGTGGACACCCCAGTTGCCGGCTACCGCATCCGCGATTCCCGCAATGGTTTCTCCATCCCGCCACAGCTGACCCCGGGCACTGTGCTTAATGCGATTCCGCGTCCTTGGTGGTGGATCGATTTCCTCACCACCCCAACCTTGGAATTCGCCTCTCTCTCCACCACCGGCGGCACCGTAGGCGAGTTGCTCAACAACGCCATGGATCCCACCATTTCCTTCGAGGATCTCAAGATTATCCGTGAGATGTGGCCCGGTAAGTTGGTTGTTAAAGGTGTGCAAAATGTCCCCGACGCAGTAAAGCTTATCGACGAAGGCGTCGATGGCCTCATCCTCTCCAACCACGGTGGACGTCAGTTGGATAGGGCTCCGGTTCCATTCCAGCTGCTGCCACAGATACGTCGCGAGGTTGGCGCAGATCCCACCATCATGATTGATACCGGCATTATGAATGGTGCCGATATTGTGGCTTCCATCGCCATGGGCGCGGACTTCACCCTCATTGGCCGTGCATATCTTTATGGTCTGATGGCTGGCGGTCGCGCTGGTGTGGATCGCACCATCGAGATCCTGCGTTCGGAGATCACCCGCACCATGGCACTTTTGGGAGTTTCCAGCATCGAGGAGCTGGAACCCCGCCACGTCACCCAGCTGACCAAATTGGTTCCGGTTTCGCAGAATGTTAAAAACTTAAGCGATCTGGTCTAA
- a CDS encoding PepSY domain-containing protein — protein sequence MANDAVAVDGNTGEIVSTVNFSDWPLAAKLTAWLIQLHMGTLFGLLNQLVLAFIALGLVGMIVLGYLMWWRRGKSGQPGRLPAAGQWHKASPLALAAVGVFMVAYAVMAPLFGMSLIIFVVLDAIFQQLSSGKQRKKIANP from the coding sequence TTGGCCAATGATGCAGTAGCCGTTGATGGCAACACTGGAGAGATCGTGAGTACCGTGAATTTCTCTGATTGGCCATTGGCTGCCAAACTCACTGCCTGGCTCATTCAACTTCATATGGGCACTCTATTTGGACTGCTCAACCAGCTTGTTTTGGCATTCATTGCGCTTGGATTGGTGGGCATGATTGTGCTGGGTTATCTCATGTGGTGGCGCCGCGGAAAGTCCGGCCAACCAGGGCGCCTGCCAGCTGCTGGCCAGTGGCACAAAGCCTCTCCTCTTGCTTTGGCGGCAGTCGGAGTTTTCATGGTGGCCTATGCGGTCATGGCTCCACTTTTTGGCATGAGCTTGATCATATTTGTGGTGCTTGATGCAATTTTCCAACAATTGAGCTCAGGCAAGCAGCGCAAGAAGATAGCTAACCCCTAA
- a CDS encoding metallophosphoesterase family protein: MTKTLWATSDLHVTFKENQATVDKLNPKAPGDWLIVAGDVAERIPDVVRTMGQLVQRFHTVIWVPGNHELFNRSTDRINGKARYRSLVGQLRALGVITPEDPFPTFGSVTICPLFTLYDYSFRPVGLSAKQAVAQAKVKLDDELSIAPYVDIQQWCAERLDYSRTRLNEVKGPKILVNHWPLVIEPTHRLINRDIALWCGTTATRDWTLKYNALMAIHGHLHIPAETRVDGISHVEVSLGYPFEKHPPHVQRPWPFPVMEIS; the protein is encoded by the coding sequence ATGACTAAAACTCTCTGGGCTACCAGTGATTTACATGTCACCTTCAAGGAAAATCAGGCCACCGTCGATAAGTTAAATCCTAAAGCCCCTGGTGATTGGCTCATTGTGGCAGGGGATGTGGCAGAACGTATTCCTGATGTCGTGCGCACCATGGGGCAATTGGTCCAGCGTTTTCACACCGTTATTTGGGTGCCGGGAAATCACGAACTTTTTAATCGCAGCACCGATCGCATTAATGGCAAAGCTCGTTATCGATCCCTCGTGGGCCAGCTAAGAGCTTTGGGAGTTATTACTCCGGAAGATCCTTTTCCCACCTTCGGTAGCGTGACGATCTGCCCGCTTTTTACGCTTTATGATTACTCTTTCCGGCCAGTTGGTTTAAGTGCAAAGCAGGCGGTTGCACAAGCAAAGGTCAAGCTAGATGATGAGCTCTCCATTGCTCCCTATGTGGATATTCAGCAATGGTGTGCTGAGCGCTTGGACTATTCCAGGACCAGACTTAATGAGGTAAAGGGGCCAAAAATTTTGGTCAATCACTGGCCTCTTGTTATTGAGCCAACCCATCGCTTAATTAATCGCGATATTGCATTGTGGTGTGGCACCACTGCTACCCGCGATTGGACGCTGAAATACAACGCACTTATGGCGATTCACGGACATTTACACATTCCTGCGGAAACCCGAGTTGATGGGATTAGCCATGTGGAAGTCTCATTGGGCTACCCCTTTGAAAAGCACCCTCCTCATGTGCAACGGCCGTGGCCTTTCCCGGTGATGGAAATTTCTTAA
- a CDS encoding FadR/GntR family transcriptional regulator — protein sequence MKAHEIVMDWVTAELQSGRLSIGDHLPSERTLAETLGVSRSSLREALRVLEALGTITSSTGSGPRSGTIINAAPSQALSLSLTLQLATSQVGHGDVYETRQLLEGWSMQHSVPAQGDWEQAETLLDAMDDRGLPLEEFLRMDAEFHIVLSKSASNRLISTLMDALRTSVAEHTVARARALPNWPDTAARLQQEHRAILAALKAGDRTLATSLNQQHIAGYYEETAGALAS from the coding sequence GTGAAAGCACATGAAATCGTGATGGACTGGGTCACCGCGGAACTTCAAAGCGGTCGGCTCAGCATCGGCGATCACTTGCCCAGCGAGCGCACTCTTGCAGAAACACTCGGGGTTTCCCGCAGCTCTTTGCGGGAAGCCCTACGTGTGCTGGAAGCGCTTGGCACCATTACTAGCAGCACAGGTTCCGGGCCGCGTTCCGGAACAATTATTAATGCTGCCCCCAGCCAAGCGCTTTCATTGTCGCTGACCCTGCAATTGGCTACTAGCCAAGTTGGGCACGGCGATGTTTATGAAACCAGGCAGCTTTTAGAAGGCTGGTCAATGCAGCATTCCGTGCCCGCCCAGGGGGATTGGGAGCAGGCCGAAACGCTTCTCGACGCGATGGATGATCGTGGTCTTCCTCTCGAAGAGTTTTTAAGAATGGACGCAGAATTTCATATCGTGCTCTCCAAGTCTGCTTCCAATCGGCTTATTAGTACGTTGATGGATGCACTTCGAACTTCTGTTGCAGAACACACCGTGGCCCGCGCCCGTGCATTACCCAATTGGCCAGACACTGCTGCGCGTCTGCAACAAGAACACCGTGCTATTTTGGCAGCTCTTAAGGCTGGTGACCGCACGCTCGCAACGTCTTTAAACCAGCAGCATATTGCTGGTTATTATGAAGAAACCGCCGGGGCGCTTGCATCATGA
- a CDS encoding NADPH-dependent FMN reductase, with protein MKIGVVLGSIREGRFGQGVAEWVMDQLATRNDEGVEYELIDLKSFNVPLLESAVVPGAANKQYDDENATKWSQAIDACDAFIFITAEYNHGVPGAFKNAFDVLGSEWFNKPVGFVSYGAAEGIRAVEQWRQIIANFNMFNVRAQVSFSIFNEANESGFAPNERRAGEFAGVVKSLLQALNK; from the coding sequence ATGAAAATTGGTGTCGTACTAGGAAGCATCCGCGAAGGCCGTTTTGGTCAGGGCGTTGCCGAATGGGTTATGGATCAGCTCGCAACCCGCAACGATGAGGGTGTTGAGTATGAACTCATCGACCTCAAGTCTTTTAATGTTCCTTTGCTGGAGAGCGCTGTAGTCCCAGGTGCTGCCAACAAGCAGTACGACGATGAGAATGCCACCAAGTGGTCCCAGGCAATTGATGCTTGCGACGCTTTCATTTTCATCACCGCTGAGTACAACCACGGTGTTCCCGGTGCTTTCAAGAATGCTTTTGACGTTCTTGGTTCCGAGTGGTTCAACAAGCCAGTTGGCTTCGTTTCCTATGGTGCAGCTGAAGGCATCCGTGCAGTTGAGCAGTGGCGTCAGATTATTGCTAACTTCAACATGTTTAACGTGCGTGCACAGGTCAGCTTCTCCATCTTTAATGAAGCTAATGAGAGCGGTTTCGCCCCTAACGAGCGTCGCGCTGGCGAATTTGCTGGTGTTGTTAAGTCCCTCCTGCAGGCACTGAATAAGTAG